A genomic region of Persephonella marina EX-H1 contains the following coding sequences:
- the soxZ gene encoding thiosulfate oxidation carrier complex protein SoxZ, whose amino-acid sequence MGRTALIKVKPRRYKMGDIVRVDSVIMHPMHTGLVKDKKTGKIIPPHYINRVEVYYGDELVTSLDVNASVSANPYFSFNLKVDKKAPLKIIWKDNKGEVTEKVVKIKPH is encoded by the coding sequence ATGGGAAGAACAGCTTTAATAAAGGTAAAACCAAGAAGATACAAGATGGGAGATATAGTAAGGGTAGACTCAGTTATCATGCATCCTATGCATACAGGACTTGTGAAGGATAAGAAAACAGGAAAGATAATTCCACCTCACTACATAAACAGAGTTGAGGTTTATTACGGGGATGAACTTGTTACATCCCTGGATGTAAACGCATCTGTAAGTGCAAACCCTTACTTCTCTTTCAATCTGAAGGTTGATAAGAAGGCTCCATTAAAGATCATATGGAAGGACAACAAGGGAGAAGTTACAGAGAAAGTCGTAAAAATCAAACCACATTAA
- the soxY gene encoding thiosulfate oxidation carrier protein SoxY → MNRRNFLKMVAVSGVAVAASPVVFSDSHRAYADPKKRSFEDALKEITKGKTPVESEKVKLIAPSIAENGAVVPVKVEVKDSIENVKAIHILAEKNFDPWSVSIHLTPANGKPYFATRIRLAKTMNVYAVAEMSDGSFIMAKKPVKVTIGGCG, encoded by the coding sequence ATGAATAGAAGAAACTTTTTAAAGATGGTAGCTGTTTCCGGTGTTGCAGTTGCTGCATCACCTGTGGTTTTTTCAGATTCTCACCGTGCATACGCAGACCCAAAGAAAAGATCATTTGAAGACGCTCTCAAGGAGATAACAAAAGGGAAAACACCTGTAGAATCTGAAAAGGTAAAACTGATAGCACCATCAATAGCAGAAAACGGTGCTGTTGTTCCTGTTAAGGTTGAGGTAAAGGACAGTATAGAGAATGTAAAAGCAATCCATATACTTGCTGAGAAAAACTTTGATCCATGGTCGGTATCAATTCATCTTACACCTGCAAACGGCAAACCTTACTTTGCTACAAGAATTAGACTTGCAAAAACGATGAATGTTTATGCTGTAGCCGAGATGTCAGACGGTTCTTTCATAATGGCTAAAAAGCCGGTTAAAGTAACAATCGGTGGATGTGGTTAA
- a CDS encoding porin, producing MKRLSLAIAGLASSALIMNTASAAPKFYFGDGKDLEIFQMVQVWSIYTMENDAVNPNMDARNDIYIRRGRLGVKGHIRKDITFKVWFAYDNLGKNEYTAGTGTPNTTAGKGDNGTENREFYIWDAIWTWHLDKEWANISIGYFRPQVGKESITTAFKVISFQKSLPNFDFRKHIVGRGPGRETGINIGGLKLGKGWSVNYNVGIFDTNHQKIVGNGTGSKQPTVGDGEKWSPMYAVRVAFTIGDPEMKKYKMGYTQTYYGKRNGTTIGLNYTYQGKTDIFDKNGIYAVDILSNYGPVDFNAEYDWLYREKGNQDSTDTIWSVKLGYNIKLENGQIIQPSIMASKEDADTNTLGVASDKEVYDVGINYLINKNKLKLNLHYVWGKNKSKDFSYVGLGFQFIY from the coding sequence ATGAAAAGGTTATCTTTAGCAATCGCTGGTTTAGCTTCATCAGCACTCATTATGAACACAGCATCAGCAGCACCAAAGTTTTACTTTGGAGATGGAAAAGATCTTGAGATATTCCAGATGGTACAGGTTTGGAGTATTTACACTATGGAAAATGATGCTGTAAATCCAAATATGGATGCAAGGAACGATATCTACATCAGAAGGGGAAGACTTGGTGTAAAGGGACACATAAGAAAAGACATAACTTTCAAGGTATGGTTTGCTTACGACAATCTTGGTAAAAATGAGTACACAGCAGGAACAGGAACACCTAATACAACCGCAGGAAAGGGAGATAATGGAACGGAAAACAGAGAGTTTTACATATGGGATGCAATATGGACATGGCATCTTGATAAGGAATGGGCAAATATCTCAATAGGATACTTCAGACCTCAGGTAGGAAAGGAAAGTATAACAACAGCTTTCAAGGTTATATCATTCCAGAAATCACTGCCAAACTTTGATTTCAGAAAGCATATAGTAGGTAGAGGACCTGGAAGGGAAACAGGTATAAATATCGGCGGATTAAAACTTGGAAAGGGATGGAGCGTAAACTACAACGTGGGTATATTTGATACTAACCATCAGAAGATCGTAGGTAACGGAACAGGATCAAAACAGCCTACAGTTGGTGATGGTGAAAAATGGTCACCGATGTACGCTGTAAGAGTAGCATTTACCATCGGTGACCCAGAGATGAAGAAATACAAAATGGGCTACACACAAACATATTACGGCAAAAGAAATGGAACAACAATAGGTCTTAACTACACATACCAGGGTAAAACAGATATATTTGACAAGAACGGTATATACGCTGTTGATATTCTATCAAACTACGGACCTGTTGATTTTAATGCTGAGTACGACTGGCTCTACAGAGAAAAGGGAAATCAGGACTCCACAGACACGATCTGGTCTGTTAAGCTCGGTTACAACATAAAACTTGAAAACGGCCAGATAATACAGCCATCAATAATGGCATCAAAGGAAGATGCTGATACAAACACACTCGGTGTAGCTTCTGATAAAGAGGTTTACGATGTTGGTATTAACTACCTTATCAACAAAAACAAGCTAAAGTTAAACCTCCACTATGTATGGGGTAAAAATAAAAGTAAAGATTTCTCATATGTAGGTTTAGGATTCCAGTTTATATACTAA
- the soxA gene encoding sulfur oxidation c-type cytochrome SoxA, giving the protein MKKSVILGALLVGSALLFNQAISKEPGEAISEEDWALYQEGINPGEVFAEEEGGGLFEKPMGPKNLSCASCHVKDGEVEERVATAAAYYPKFDKDAGMIINLEQRIQICQSKYQEVKPFSLKSKENTALTTYLYYLAQGTKINVDTTSPVAKEYYDYGRYVFTLKRGKRNLSCQVCHEFAAGKVLRMQWLKPLGFEYNGIKGTTAADHWPAFRMTKNKVQTLQQRFQGCQKQAGQKKLPLGSKEMVALELYVKSLSNGAELKTPGLRR; this is encoded by the coding sequence ATGAAAAAGTCTGTAATATTAGGGGCTCTCCTTGTAGGGTCAGCCCTTCTTTTTAATCAGGCTATCTCCAAAGAACCGGGAGAGGCTATATCTGAAGAGGACTGGGCACTTTATCAGGAAGGGATTAATCCCGGTGAGGTGTTTGCTGAAGAGGAAGGTGGAGGACTTTTTGAGAAACCTATGGGTCCTAAAAATCTCTCCTGTGCATCATGCCATGTTAAGGATGGCGAGGTAGAGGAAAGGGTAGCAACAGCGGCAGCTTACTACCCAAAATTTGATAAAGATGCAGGGATGATAATAAACCTTGAACAGAGAATACAGATATGCCAGAGCAAATATCAGGAAGTTAAACCTTTCTCACTTAAAAGTAAAGAAAACACAGCACTGACAACATACCTATACTACCTTGCTCAGGGAACAAAGATAAATGTTGATACAACATCACCTGTTGCAAAGGAGTACTACGATTACGGAAGATATGTATTCACATTGAAAAGAGGAAAGAGAAATCTCTCCTGTCAGGTATGTCACGAGTTTGCAGCAGGAAAGGTTCTGAGAATGCAGTGGCTTAAACCTCTTGGTTTTGAGTATAACGGAATAAAAGGGACAACTGCAGCAGATCACTGGCCAGCCTTCAGGATGACAAAGAACAAGGTTCAGACGCTCCAGCAGAGATTTCAGGGATGTCAGAAACAGGCTGGACAGAAAAAGTTACCGCTGGGATCAAAGGAGATGGTTGCACTTGAACTATACGTAAAATCACTGTCAAATGGTGCAGAACTTAAAACCCCAGGATTAAGAAGATAG
- the soxB gene encoding thiosulfohydrolase SoxB, translating into MNLTRRDFLELAAIAGISLTGGNALAQLNRIDPEDLLSFKPVGNVTLLHICDMHAHLKPLYWREPSTLISHPSLVGKPGFLCGKAYMDYYGVKPDTLRAYFDTYIDFPELAAKFGKMGGAAYMATVVKQIIAERGRDKVLFMDSGDTWQGTAVALFTKGKAVVDIQNALGIDVMVGHWEFTYGKDRVLELVENHLKAEFIAQNIADEMWEELVFQPYTIKEVGGVKIGIIGNAFPYTPIANPKQFTEGWTFGIQPERLQGFVDELRNDKKVDLVVLLSHDGFSLDQALAKMVNGIDIIFSGHTHDPAPKPIFVNNTMIVIAGSHGKYLGRLDLEVKNKKIKRWNYKLIPIASNFIKPDPEVEKLVSDIYKPYEKKLNEKIGVAQQLLYKRDTFYSTFDRVICEAIREETDAEIVFTPGYRWGTTVLPGEDITVDHVYEMTAITYPDVYTFEMTGEKLKLILEDVADNAFNKNPLYQQGGDMSRLLGVEYEIKIDAPAGKRLRNIKVNGKDLDPKRSYVISAWGGNLYRAGKNVRPDHRPVYDIVIEYIKRHKNINPPTESNVKVLDFRCGCPKEGGIC; encoded by the coding sequence ATGAATCTCACAAGAAGAGACTTTCTTGAGCTTGCAGCGATAGCTGGAATCTCACTTACAGGTGGTAATGCCCTTGCCCAGCTCAACAGGATTGATCCAGAAGACCTTCTCAGTTTTAAACCTGTTGGAAATGTCACACTTTTACATATATGCGATATGCATGCACACCTTAAACCTCTCTACTGGAGAGAGCCTTCAACACTTATATCTCACCCATCACTTGTAGGAAAGCCAGGATTTCTCTGTGGTAAAGCATATATGGACTACTACGGTGTAAAACCTGACACACTCAGAGCATACTTTGATACCTACATTGATTTCCCGGAACTGGCAGCAAAGTTTGGTAAGATGGGTGGTGCAGCATATATGGCTACAGTTGTAAAGCAGATAATAGCTGAAAGAGGAAGGGATAAGGTTCTTTTTATGGACTCAGGTGATACATGGCAGGGAACAGCTGTGGCACTTTTTACAAAAGGTAAGGCTGTTGTTGATATCCAGAATGCCCTGGGAATAGATGTTATGGTCGGACACTGGGAGTTTACTTACGGGAAAGATAGGGTTCTTGAACTTGTTGAAAATCATCTTAAAGCGGAGTTTATAGCCCAGAATATAGCTGACGAGATGTGGGAAGAGCTGGTTTTTCAGCCATACACAATAAAAGAGGTTGGCGGCGTAAAGATAGGCATAATAGGAAATGCCTTTCCTTACACACCTATAGCAAACCCGAAACAGTTTACTGAAGGATGGACTTTTGGTATACAGCCTGAGAGACTTCAGGGATTTGTTGACGAGCTTAGAAACGATAAAAAGGTGGATCTCGTTGTTCTCCTATCACACGACGGCTTTTCCCTTGATCAGGCACTGGCGAAAATGGTAAACGGGATAGATATAATCTTCAGCGGACACACACACGATCCAGCCCCAAAACCTATATTTGTGAATAACACAATGATAGTTATAGCAGGAAGTCACGGGAAGTATCTGGGAAGACTTGATCTTGAGGTGAAAAATAAAAAGATAAAGAGATGGAACTACAAGCTCATCCCTATAGCCTCAAACTTTATAAAACCTGATCCTGAAGTTGAAAAACTCGTTTCCGATATTTACAAACCTTACGAGAAAAAGCTTAACGAGAAGATTGGCGTTGCACAGCAGCTCCTTTACAAGAGAGATACATTCTACTCAACATTTGACAGGGTTATATGTGAGGCAATTAGGGAAGAAACGGATGCTGAGATAGTATTTACCCCAGGATACAGATGGGGAACAACAGTTCTCCCTGGAGAAGATATAACAGTTGATCATGTTTACGAGATGACAGCCATAACATATCCGGATGTTTACACATTTGAGATGACAGGAGAGAAATTAAAACTGATCCTTGAGGATGTTGCAGATAACGCATTCAACAAGAACCCTCTCTACCAGCAGGGTGGAGATATGAGCAGGCTTTTAGGTGTTGAGTATGAGATAAAGATAGATGCCCCAGCAGGAAAAAGACTGAGAAATATAAAGGTTAACGGAAAAGACCTTGATCCAAAAAGATCATACGTTATATCAGCATGGGGTGGAAATCTTTACAGAGCCGGAAAAAATGTGAGACCAGACCACAGACCTGTTTACGATATAGTTATCGAGTATATAAAGAGACATAAGAATATCAATCCTCCAACTGAATCAAATGTTAAAGTCCTTGATTTCAGATGTGGCTGTCCAAAGGAAGGAGGAATCTGTTGA
- a CDS encoding TonB-dependent receptor — protein sequence MMQKFFMTLFSILTLSLLSYGEDLRSLLKKYEEEADLSNKTKKESLGHVIVFTRKDLEIMQAYTLGDILRSFPLTNFLLNRFGIKSMGLPGTAPSIPIIYRLYIDDHEVSSIHTSSPFLIYDDYPLDNIDHVEIYCSLGAISVSNQPSQMIIKMYTKDPKRENITKGRLSLDTKKSFTVNFLKAEQLNENSSLLLMLNRSNMNYGSPTINNQKLDRDQKRTHLFIKYIYYNSLIEFSFSDVKRGILSGFSSDAAPDYGKIRSQDAYLAFSQKLLSDRSLKLFVSYDFNSRKYVEDNSYLDGGIDFTPAVIPSDTLIYYKESRKFHKYSLTLEKTFTTKRNKLLTGLFLKYHNQELDDLNLVYQSGYTDKKDLFHVKFYRNLSGYIEDSYSITDRNLIIGGIRYDIHKYSHLKNHEKINLRAGFVSFISKKLVLKGFISRFNIIPSMYNLELAKDNYLDDMDVNVLTLEMRYIRKNSILKFYYKRCNVEKRFTTDPVTGRLVNRQGTERFNVFSIRYIHNLNFYNKLEFNIWLTDNDIPQRFSPQEGGYLKLFTEYKRFQMYNELIYRGSYEPYGIKISERFDLNIAFSYRFPYDWYVKIKGENLLNRAEKVGYMNVYGEKGTIPVYDRKIILTVEKAF from the coding sequence ATGATGCAGAAGTTTTTTATGACATTATTTTCTATTCTGACATTGTCTCTTCTTTCCTATGGTGAGGATCTGAGATCGCTCTTAAAAAAATATGAGGAGGAGGCAGATCTTTCAAACAAAACAAAGAAAGAGAGTCTTGGACATGTTATCGTATTCACCAGGAAGGATCTTGAAATTATGCAGGCTTACACTTTAGGAGATATCCTCCGTTCATTTCCACTTACAAACTTCCTTCTTAACAGATTTGGTATAAAGAGTATGGGATTACCTGGAACAGCCCCATCAATCCCGATTATTTACAGACTTTATATAGATGACCATGAGGTCAGTTCAATTCATACTTCAAGCCCGTTTCTTATTTATGATGACTACCCCCTTGATAATATAGACCATGTAGAGATATACTGCTCACTTGGTGCGATATCTGTATCAAACCAGCCTTCACAGATGATAATCAAGATGTACACCAAGGATCCAAAAAGGGAAAATATAACAAAGGGTAGACTCTCTTTAGACACGAAAAAGAGTTTTACAGTTAATTTTTTAAAAGCAGAACAGTTAAATGAAAACAGTTCTCTACTCCTGATGTTAAACAGATCCAATATGAATTATGGATCTCCAACGATTAACAACCAGAAATTAGATAGAGATCAGAAAAGAACACATCTTTTCATAAAATACATATACTACAACTCTTTAATTGAGTTTTCCTTTTCTGACGTAAAAAGAGGTATCCTTTCAGGTTTTTCTTCTGATGCAGCTCCTGATTATGGAAAAATTAGATCCCAGGATGCATACCTGGCATTTTCTCAAAAACTGCTCAGTGATAGATCATTAAAACTTTTTGTATCTTACGACTTTAATAGCAGAAAATATGTGGAAGACAACAGTTATCTGGACGGTGGTATAGATTTTACTCCTGCTGTAATCCCATCCGATACTTTAATTTACTATAAGGAAAGTAGAAAGTTCCACAAATACTCCCTTACACTGGAAAAAACATTTACTACAAAAAGGAATAAACTTCTAACCGGACTGTTTCTTAAATACCACAATCAAGAGCTAGATGATCTTAATCTTGTCTATCAGTCTGGTTATACAGATAAAAAAGATCTTTTTCATGTGAAATTTTACAGGAATCTATCAGGATACATAGAAGACAGCTACAGTATAACAGATAGAAATCTCATTATCGGGGGTATCAGATATGATATCCATAAATACTCCCACTTAAAAAATCATGAAAAAATCAACCTCAGAGCAGGTTTTGTCTCATTCATAAGTAAGAAACTTGTTTTAAAAGGATTTATTTCTCGTTTCAACATAATACCTTCAATGTACAACCTTGAACTGGCAAAGGACAACTACCTTGATGATATGGATGTTAACGTATTAACTCTTGAGATGAGGTACATCAGGAAAAACAGCATTCTCAAATTCTATTACAAACGGTGTAATGTTGAAAAAAGATTCACAACAGATCCTGTAACAGGAAGACTCGTTAACAGGCAGGGAACAGAACGATTCAATGTTTTCTCTATAAGGTATATACACAACTTAAATTTTTACAACAAGTTAGAGTTTAACATCTGGTTGACAGATAACGATATCCCACAGAGATTTTCACCTCAGGAAGGTGGATACCTGAAATTATTTACCGAGTATAAAAGATTCCAGATGTACAACGAACTTATATATAGAGGAAGTTATGAACCTTATGGGATAAAAATATCAGAAAGGTTTGATCTGAATATTGCATTTTCATATAGATTTCCTTATGACTGGTATGTAAAAATAAAAGGTGAAAACCTTTTAAACAGAGCAGAAAAGGTAGGATACATGAATGTATATGGAGAGAAAGGAACTATTCCTGTTTATGACAGGAAAATAATATTAACTGTAGAGAAAGCATTTTGA
- a CDS encoding DUF302 domain-containing protein, with protein MRQFLRFFFLIVTISGISCTAQISWESGDPWDDDYYEEKRYPEIPDIYERSVSISFEEADLMIRSALEEENFKIIKVAHVSEGMKEQGRTDFWEDMHIYMVCKLSDGYFILRHNPQLVGFCPYRIYTYRNKEGDLVIGMVKPSLAVKYMGNPDSKAVELLRKHDIQLKKIIDEITSK; from the coding sequence TTGAGACAGTTTTTAAGATTTTTCTTTCTTATAGTTACGATCTCAGGTATCTCCTGCACAGCCCAGATATCCTGGGAGTCTGGAGATCCATGGGACGATGATTACTATGAGGAAAAAAGATACCCGGAGATACCTGATATATACGAAAGATCCGTGTCTATAAGCTTTGAAGAGGCTGATCTTATGATCAGGTCAGCACTTGAGGAGGAGAACTTCAAGATAATAAAGGTTGCCCATGTATCAGAAGGAATGAAAGAACAGGGAAGGACAGATTTCTGGGAAGATATGCATATATACATGGTATGCAAACTTTCAGACGGTTACTTTATTCTGAGACACAACCCACAGCTTGTCGGCTTCTGCCCATACAGAATATACACTTACAGGAATAAGGAAGGAGATCTTGTAATAGGCATGGTAAAACCTTCCCTTGCCGTTAAGTACATGGGGAATCCTGACAGTAAAGCTGTTGAGTTACTTAGAAAACATGATATCCAGCTAAAAAAAATCATTGATGAGATAACATCAAAATAA
- a CDS encoding UDP-N-acetylmuramoyl-L-alanyl-D-glutamate--2,6-diaminopimelate ligase — MKRIDDLFEDIFHRGSSEKVSHLTNNSKKVKKGSVFFAIKGTKIDGHQFIEDAIRNGASAVVLSDRKKAEYYSKKYPDVTFVISDNIRKTQAEVSNRFYDHPSEKLKVIGVTGTNGKTTVTNLLLQYLELAGKNTGIIGTIHYKYREKIFASGRTTPDSIEWFYLLSEMRDRGADYVVAEVSSHAVDQYRVYGTVFHGGIFTNLTQDHLDYHRDMENYFQTKKSFFDYIKMTNPEGVISTNIDDHYGRRIYQDFKSCMNTISYGRDKNAQFRVSDFVVDMKGVSFCYEYNGIKRRVKSDLKGEFNIYNIAAAFSYLLRSGFDIDFLHHATEKLKPIRGRFETVEKDFLVVNDYAHTPDAIEKILMSLNQIKKNRIIIVFGAGGDRDRGKRPLMGKIAEELADIIILTSDNPRSEDPSRIIEDIKSGMKMEKEIYEIIDREEAIKKAIEIARKDDIVLIAGKGHETYQIIGDKTYYFDDLDVAKKYLGFRDG; from the coding sequence ATGAAAAGGATAGATGATCTTTTTGAAGATATCTTTCATAGAGGAAGTTCTGAGAAAGTTTCCCATCTGACAAACAACTCAAAAAAGGTTAAAAAAGGGTCTGTTTTCTTTGCTATAAAGGGAACAAAGATAGATGGACATCAGTTTATTGAGGATGCCATAAGAAATGGAGCCTCTGCTGTTGTCTTATCTGACAGGAAAAAGGCAGAGTACTACAGTAAGAAGTATCCTGATGTCACATTTGTTATATCGGATAATATAAGGAAAACTCAGGCAGAGGTATCAAACAGGTTTTATGATCATCCATCAGAAAAGCTGAAGGTTATTGGTGTTACAGGAACGAATGGTAAGACAACAGTAACAAACCTGCTTCTACAGTACCTTGAGCTTGCAGGTAAAAATACAGGAATTATAGGAACTATACATTACAAGTACAGGGAAAAGATATTTGCATCAGGGAGGACAACACCTGACTCTATTGAGTGGTTTTACCTTTTGAGTGAGATGAGAGACAGGGGAGCAGATTATGTTGTTGCTGAAGTTTCCTCACACGCTGTAGATCAGTACAGGGTTTACGGAACTGTATTTCACGGCGGTATATTTACAAATCTTACACAGGATCATCTTGACTACCACAGAGATATGGAAAATTACTTCCAGACAAAGAAGAGTTTTTTTGATTATATTAAAATGACAAACCCTGAAGGGGTTATATCAACAAATATTGATGATCATTACGGAAGGAGGATCTATCAGGATTTCAAAAGCTGTATGAACACTATAAGCTATGGAAGGGATAAGAATGCCCAGTTCAGAGTTTCAGATTTTGTTGTTGATATGAAAGGTGTCTCATTCTGCTATGAGTATAACGGAATAAAAAGAAGGGTAAAATCAGATCTAAAAGGGGAGTTCAATATATACAATATAGCGGCGGCGTTCTCCTACCTTCTCAGATCGGGATTTGATATTGATTTTTTACATCACGCCACTGAGAAGCTGAAGCCTATAAGGGGCAGATTTGAGACTGTAGAGAAAGATTTTCTCGTTGTTAATGATTATGCACACACACCTGACGCTATAGAAAAGATACTTATGAGCCTAAACCAGATAAAAAAGAACAGGATAATCATAGTTTTTGGAGCAGGTGGAGACAGGGATAGAGGTAAAAGACCTTTGATGGGTAAGATAGCTGAGGAGCTTGCAGATATAATAATCCTTACATCTGACAACCCAAGATCTGAAGATCCTTCAAGGATAATAGAGGATATAAAATCAGGTATGAAGATGGAAAAGGAGATTTACGAGATAATAGACAGGGAAGAGGCTATAAAAAAGGCTATTGAGATAGCAAGGAAGGATGATATAGTTCTTATAGCAGGAAAAGGACATGAGACATACCAGATAATAGGGGATAAAACCTATTACTTTGATGATCTTGATGTTGCCAAGAAATATCTTGGATTCAGAGATGGTTAA
- a CDS encoding EAL domain-containing protein yields the protein MLAGRKKNIIFLATFLLISLAVYSYIYFTLPILQRKIENRIIKYSVENVIYSVRRLIKENTDHDGFIESMLKDASFRKKIREKLQLFITDKLKHIFIVYKDDNGKYRYIVDVSTEEDVFNFLFIPLKEEKNILDFVYKNKKPQYVIHKDINTIGITYFEPVIKEGKVTGTVIIDFSLKALKEIEDLVGSIKAGVLGLATFTVITLFFIFYYFIKSFILKQRAYTDSLTGVFNRNYLEEITDVIDLKDYIVMLVDIDHFKRINDTYGHEIGDRVLSKFAELIKQNLRRDDIIIRYGGEEFLVLLKNYRKQKKDSLKVAERLMDTIENTEFSGIRITVSIGINMDTDKSRNLTDAIKKADTALYKAKREGRNRIEIFTEAKDDSDISLSQLKEIIENGQVICHYQPVVNLKSKEPIYYEALARIVHKDKILPPAKYIDQIKGTFLYSKFTKNVIEYNLKTLERYPLVNISINLAPTDFLNESILNILMEIDDIYVKRIKLEVIETEDITDYESLKENIEKLSRKGYEIALDDFGRGYINFYYLTEIKSKYLKIDGSVIKNIPKKDQYCKIVKNLVNYCKDTNKIAIAEFVENKEIYLKLLELGFEYGQGYYFSKPGPAEKMFS from the coding sequence ATGTTAGCAGGCAGGAAGAAAAATATCATTTTCTTGGCAACATTTTTACTTATATCTCTCGCTGTGTACAGTTACATATACTTCACCCTTCCTATTTTACAGCGTAAGATAGAAAACAGAATAATTAAATATTCCGTTGAGAACGTTATATACTCAGTCAGGAGACTTATTAAGGAAAATACAGATCATGATGGATTTATTGAATCTATGCTAAAAGATGCCTCCTTCAGAAAGAAGATCAGAGAAAAGCTACAGTTATTCATAACAGATAAGCTAAAACATATATTTATCGTATATAAAGATGACAATGGGAAGTACAGATATATAGTTGATGTATCTACAGAAGAGGACGTTTTTAACTTTCTTTTCATCCCCCTGAAGGAGGAAAAGAACATACTTGATTTTGTTTATAAAAACAAAAAACCACAGTACGTTATACATAAGGACATTAATACTATCGGTATAACATACTTTGAACCTGTAATAAAGGAAGGAAAGGTTACAGGAACTGTAATTATAGATTTTTCACTTAAAGCATTAAAGGAGATAGAAGATCTTGTTGGAAGTATAAAAGCGGGAGTCCTTGGTCTTGCAACATTTACAGTTATAACACTATTTTTTATATTCTACTATTTTATAAAAAGCTTCATCCTGAAGCAGAGAGCCTACACAGACAGTCTGACAGGTGTGTTCAACAGGAACTACCTCGAGGAGATAACAGATGTTATTGATCTTAAAGACTACATAGTCATGCTCGTTGATATAGATCACTTTAAGAGAATAAATGATACCTACGGTCATGAGATTGGTGATAGAGTACTTTCTAAGTTCGCTGAACTTATAAAACAGAACCTTAGAAGAGATGATATTATCATCCGGTATGGTGGTGAGGAGTTCTTAGTTCTTCTCAAAAACTACAGAAAACAGAAAAAGGACAGTCTGAAAGTGGCAGAAAGACTGATGGACACAATTGAGAATACCGAGTTCAGCGGTATAAGGATAACAGTATCAATAGGTATCAACATGGATACGGATAAATCAAGAAATCTTACAGATGCTATTAAAAAGGCTGACACAGCTCTATATAAAGCAAAAAGGGAGGGAAGAAACAGGATTGAGATATTTACGGAGGCAAAAGATGACAGCGATATCTCCCTATCACAGCTTAAAGAGATCATTGAGAACGGTCAGGTTATCTGCCACTACCAGCCAGTTGTTAATCTGAAGTCAAAGGAGCCTATCTACTACGAAGCCCTGGCAAGGATAGTTCATAAAGATAAAATACTACCACCAGCAAAATATATAGACCAGATAAAAGGAACATTCCTATACTCAAAATTTACAAAAAATGTTATAGAGTACAACCTAAAAACATTGGAAAGGTACCCACTTGTAAATATAAGTATAAATCTGGCCCCGACAGACTTTTTAAATGAGAGTATACTTAACATACTTATGGAGATAGATGATATATACGTAAAAAGGATAAAGCTTGAAGTTATTGAAACAGAAGATATAACAGATTACGAATCTTTAAAAGAGAACATAGAAAAGCTGAGCAGAAAAGGGTACGAGATCGCCCTTGATGATTTTGGTAGAGGATACATAAACTTTTACTACCTTACAGAGATAAAATCAAAATATCTAAAAATAGATGGATCTGTAATAAAGAACATTCCCAAAAAAGATCAGTACTGTAAGATAGTGAAAAACCTGGTTAATTACTGTAAGGATACAAACAAAATAGCTATAGCTGAGTTTGTTGAAAATAAGGAGATATACTTAAAGCTTTTAGAGTTAGGATTTGAGTATGGACAGGGATATTACTTCTCAAAACCTGGACCTGCAGAGAAGATGTTCAGTTAA